From one Eucalyptus grandis isolate ANBG69807.140 chromosome 9, ASM1654582v1, whole genome shotgun sequence genomic stretch:
- the LOC104418586 gene encoding CDPK-related kinase 5, with the protein MGLCTSKPTSQLDLSSPAPGQRGIAVANGGAGPAEERRNPDSGSVNGGDPGNRVPKEEAGGDGRKSPFFPFYSPSPAHYFFSKKSPAGRSPANGNANASANSTPKRFFKRPFPPPSPAKHIKAALALRRGTVKQNEAAIPEGSEAEGEGRVTGLDKSFGFSKNFGSKYELGDEVGRGHFGYTCRARSKKGELKGQQVAVKVIPKVKMTTAIAIEDVRREVKILRALTGHDNLVQFYDAYEDHDNVYIVMELCEGGELLDRILSRGGKYSEDDARAVLIQILNVVAFCHLQGVVHRDLKPENFLFSSKDETSTLKAIDFGLSDFVKPDERLNDIVGSAYYVAPEVLHRAYTSEADVWSIGVIAYILLCGSRPFWARSESGIFRAVLKADPSFDEQPWPSVSSEARDFVKRLLIKDPRKRMTAAQALSHSWIKNYKEIKVPLDILIFKLMKAYMRSSTLRRAALRALSKTLTGDELFYLKEQFSLFEPNKNGTIGFENVKMALMRNATDAMKESRVLDFLTSLSALQYRRMDFEEFCAATLSVHQLEAVDRWEQLARCAYEIFEKEGNRAIVIDELASELGVSSSVPVYAVLHDWIRHTDGKLSFHGFLKLLHGISSRSLAKT; encoded by the exons atggggCTGTGCACTTCGAAGCCCACTTCCCAGCTCGATCTCTCCTCTCCCGCGCCCGGGCAGCGAGGGATCGCCGTCGCCAACGGCGGGGCCGGCCCGGCCGAGGAGCGGCGGAACCCTGATTCGGGCTCCGTCAACGGCGGCGACCCGGGAAACCGCGTTCCCAAGGAGGAGGCCGGGGGGGACGGGCGGAAGTCGCCCTTCTTCCCGTTCTACAGCCCCAGCCCGGCGCACTACTTCTTCTCGAAGAAGTCCCCCGCGGGCCGGTCCCCGGCGAACGGGAACGCGAACGCGAGCGCGAACTCGACGCCCAAGCGGTTCTTCAAGCGGCCGTTCccgccgccctcgccggcgaaGCACATTAAGGCCGCGCTCGCGCTGCGGCGCGGGACGGTGAAGCAGAACGAGGCGGCGATCCCGGAAGGGAGCgaggcggagggcgaggggcgGGTGACGGGGCTCGACAAGAGCTTCGGGTTCTCGAAGAACTTCGGGAGCAAGTATGAGCTTGGGGACGAGGTGGGGAGAGGGCATTTTGGGTATACTTGCCGTGCAAGGTCCAAGAAGGGTGAGCTTAAGGGTCAACAGGTAGCTGTGAAAGTCATACCGAAAGTAAAG atGACGACCGCAATTGCTATTGAGGATGTGAGAAGGGAGGTCAAAATATTGAGAGCTTTGACTGGACATGACAATCTCGTGCAGTTTTATGATGCATATGAAGACCATGATAATGTCTATATTGTAATGGA GTTATGTGAAGGAGGGGAACTCTTGGATAGAATACTTTCAAG GGGCGGGAAGTACTCGGAGGATGATGCAAGAGCTGTTTTGATACAAATACTAAATGTTGTCGCTTTTTGCCACCTGCAAGGTGTGGTGCATCGGGATCTGAAACCTGAG AATTTTCTCTTCTCGTCGAAGGATGAAACATCTACTTTGAAGGCCATAGATTTTGGTTTGTCAGATTTTGTGAAACCAG ATGAGCGGCTAAATGATATTGTCGGTAGTGCGTACTATGTAGCTCCTGAAGTTCTCCATAGAGCTTACACTAGCGAGGCAGATGTCTGGAGCATAGGCGTAATTGCATATATTCTGCTCTGTGGCAGTCGTCCCTTTTGGGCCCGAAGTGAGTCCGGGATCTTTCGAGCTGTTCTAAAAGCTGATCCAAGTTTTGATGAACAACCTTGGCCTTCAGTATCCTCCGAGGCAAGAGACTTCGTGAAGCGCTTATTAATTAAAGATCCCAGGAAAAGGATGACTGCTGCACAAGCTCTAA GCCATTCGTGGATAAAGAATTATAAAGAGATCAAAGTGCCTCTAGATATTCTTATATTCAAACTCATGAAGGCATATATGCGTTCATCCACACTCAGAAGAGCTGCCTTAAGG GCTTTGTCCAAAACATTGACTGGAGATGAGCTTTTTTATCTGAAAGAGCAGTTTTCTCTATTTGAACCAAACAAGAATGGTACCATAGGATTTGAAAACGTTAAAATG GCCTTGATGAGGAATGCAACGGATGCTATGAAAGAATCGCGTGTCCTAGATTTCTTGACATCG CTTAGTGCACTTCAATATAGGAGGATGGATTTTGAAGAGTTTTGTGCAGCTACTCTAAGCGTCCATCAACTTGAAGCTGTTGATAGATGGGAACAACTTGCTCGTTGTGCctatgaaatttttgaaaaagaaggaaaccgGGCTATTGTCATTGATGAGTTGGCTTCG GAACTAGGTGTGAGCAGTTCAGTCCCCGTGTATGCTGTACTCCACGATTGGATCAGACATACCGATGGAAAACTGAGCTTTCATGGCTTTTTGAAATTGTTGCATGGCATCTCAAGTCGAAGTCTTGCAAAAACTTAA